One segment of Thermus tengchongensis DNA contains the following:
- a CDS encoding VOC family protein — protein MAFPRRLSSLTLRVRDLEAALAFYRDLLGLKVEADPPRYQLFPEGKGFHLEILHDPQALPRPYPSVGLYHFALLLPDRKALAQVARKLLSAPVHFEGAADHGVSEALYFRDPEGNGLELYRDRPEGEWPKGPLMFTAPLNLERLLSEAPNPSPLPPETLLGHLHLHVESLEEAEAFFAGELGMEVTLRTYPGALFFAWDGYHHHVGANIWAGRRKAPPGSTGLLGYTLLDSWGREMALRDPTGAEVRLSAPRTKAPTPS, from the coding sequence ATGGCTTTCCCCAGGCGGCTTTCCTCCCTGACCCTAAGGGTGCGGGACCTGGAGGCCGCCTTGGCCTTTTACCGGGACCTTCTGGGCCTAAAGGTGGAGGCGGACCCACCCCGCTACCAACTATTCCCTGAGGGGAAGGGGTTCCATCTGGAGATCCTCCACGACCCCCAGGCCCTCCCAAGACCCTACCCCTCGGTGGGTCTCTACCATTTCGCCCTCCTCCTCCCCGACCGGAAGGCCCTGGCGCAGGTGGCCCGGAAGCTCCTAAGCGCCCCGGTCCACTTTGAGGGCGCGGCGGACCACGGCGTATCCGAGGCCCTGTACTTCCGCGATCCTGAGGGGAATGGCCTCGAGCTCTACCGGGACCGGCCTGAGGGGGAGTGGCCCAAAGGACCCTTGATGTTCACCGCTCCCTTGAACCTGGAAAGGCTTCTTTCCGAGGCTCCAAACCCCAGCCCCCTTCCCCCTGAGACCCTCCTCGGCCACCTGCACCTCCACGTGGAAAGCCTCGAGGAAGCCGAGGCCTTCTTTGCGGGCGAGCTGGGCATGGAGGTCACCCTGCGCACCTACCCCGGGGCCCTCTTCTTCGCCTGGGATGGCTACCACCACCACGTGGGAGCCAACATCTGGGCAGGAAGGCGGAAAGCCCCCCCAGGGTCCACTGGGCTTCTGGGCTACACCCTTCTGGATTCCTGGGGCCGGGAGATGGCCCTCAGGGATCCCACAGGGGCAGAGGTTCGCCTTTCAGCTCCAAGGACCAAGGCCCCTACGCCCTCTTGA
- the aroF gene encoding 3-deoxy-7-phosphoheptulonate synthase has protein sequence MLIVMKRGHTEAELEEVIQEIEKVGYRPHVSRGVETTLVGAIGKGPTPELMEHFRALRGVAEVIPISKPWKLASLEVQPFPTVLEFPTGKTGDGHVLVAAGPCGVESREQTLKAARYVKAHGAAMLRGGAFKPRTSPYAFQGLGVEGLKILAEARKETGLPVVTEVLSPEQVELVAEYADALQIGARNAQNFPLLQAVGESGKPVLLKRGMSMTLEEFLMSAEYILSRGNMRVILVERGIRTFEKATRFTLDVSAVPVLKSWTHLPVWVDPSHPAGRREWVIPLALAGLAAGADGLIVETHPEPEKALSDAAQQLHEHEFADLMERVRRLVEALGKTLSAPAQGAFPPHRG, from the coding sequence ATGCTGATCGTGATGAAGCGGGGACACACGGAAGCGGAGCTGGAAGAGGTTATCCAGGAGATCGAGAAGGTGGGGTACCGGCCCCATGTTTCCCGAGGGGTGGAGACCACCCTGGTGGGGGCCATCGGCAAGGGCCCTACCCCCGAGCTGATGGAGCACTTCCGGGCGCTGCGGGGCGTGGCGGAGGTCATCCCCATCTCCAAGCCGTGGAAGCTGGCAAGCCTCGAGGTCCAGCCCTTCCCCACCGTCTTGGAGTTCCCCACGGGCAAGACGGGGGACGGGCACGTGCTGGTGGCGGCGGGCCCCTGCGGGGTGGAGTCCCGGGAACAGACCCTCAAAGCCGCCCGCTACGTGAAGGCCCACGGGGCCGCCATGCTCCGGGGCGGGGCCTTCAAGCCCAGGACCAGCCCCTACGCCTTCCAGGGCCTGGGGGTGGAGGGCCTCAAGATCCTGGCCGAGGCCAGGAAGGAAACGGGCCTCCCTGTGGTCACCGAGGTCCTTTCCCCCGAGCAGGTGGAGCTGGTGGCCGAGTACGCCGACGCCCTGCAGATCGGAGCCCGCAACGCCCAAAACTTCCCCCTCCTCCAGGCGGTGGGTGAGTCGGGAAAGCCCGTCCTCCTCAAGCGGGGCATGAGCATGACCCTGGAGGAGTTCCTCATGAGCGCCGAGTACATCCTCTCCCGGGGCAACATGCGGGTGATCCTGGTGGAGCGGGGGATCCGCACCTTTGAAAAGGCCACCCGCTTCACCCTGGACGTCTCCGCCGTGCCCGTGCTCAAAAGCTGGACCCACCTCCCGGTCTGGGTGGATCCCTCCCACCCCGCAGGCCGGCGGGAATGGGTCATCCCCCTGGCCCTGGCGGGGTTGGCTGCCGGGGCGGATGGCCTCATCGTGGAAACCCACCCCGAGCCGGAAAAGGCCCTCTCCGACGCCGCCCAGCAGCTCCACGAGCACGAGTTTGCTGACCTCATGGAAAGGGTCCGGCGCCTGGTGGAGGCCTTGGGCAAGACCCTGTCCGCCCCGGCCCAGGGGGCATTCCCGCCGCATCGGGGATGA
- a CDS encoding prephenate dehydrogenase/arogenate dehydrogenase family protein, whose protein sequence is MRPLFGKVGIFGVGLLGGSVALGLKERFLAEEVHAYDQDPEALEKALFLGVADRVHPTLGPWVGELQLGILAAPVGALVELGKALAPLANPESLWTDVGSVKGRVVAALEATLPHFLGGHPMAGSERAGVENAHAGLLQNAIWVLTPTERTSPKAQEGIRRLVEALGGYPLEISPELHDQLVARISHLPYLLAVALNRLVARSPHRDLLMFLAAGGFRDLTRVASGSPRMSRDMVVENKEALKEAIEELRAVLLELEDLLEEPEALLQAAEAAKRTRDSLPIVRRSLLPEMHDLVVQVPDRPGEIARIATALGEAGVNIKDIEVLTIREEAGAIRLGFASREERERAREVLAQAGYRLP, encoded by the coding sequence ATGAGGCCGCTTTTCGGCAAGGTGGGCATCTTCGGTGTGGGGCTTTTGGGGGGGAGCGTGGCCCTGGGGCTGAAGGAGCGCTTCCTGGCCGAGGAGGTCCACGCCTACGACCAGGACCCTGAGGCCCTGGAAAAGGCCCTTTTCCTGGGGGTAGCGGACCGGGTGCACCCCACCCTGGGGCCTTGGGTGGGGGAGCTCCAGCTGGGGATCCTGGCCGCCCCCGTGGGGGCCCTGGTGGAGCTGGGGAAGGCCCTAGCCCCCTTGGCAAACCCCGAAAGCCTCTGGACCGATGTGGGGAGCGTGAAGGGCAGGGTGGTGGCGGCCCTCGAGGCCACCCTCCCCCACTTCCTTGGGGGCCACCCCATGGCGGGAAGCGAGCGGGCCGGGGTGGAAAACGCCCACGCTGGCCTGTTGCAAAACGCCATCTGGGTCCTGACGCCCACGGAAAGGACCAGCCCCAAGGCCCAGGAGGGGATTAGAAGGCTGGTGGAGGCCTTGGGAGGCTATCCTTTGGAGATATCCCCGGAACTCCACGACCAGCTGGTGGCCCGCATCTCCCACCTGCCCTACCTCTTGGCGGTGGCCCTGAACCGCCTGGTGGCGCGAAGCCCCCACCGGGACCTCCTGATGTTCTTGGCGGCCGGGGGGTTCCGCGACCTCACCCGGGTGGCCTCGGGGTCTCCCAGGATGAGCCGGGACATGGTGGTGGAGAACAAGGAGGCCCTGAAGGAGGCCATAGAGGAGCTCCGGGCGGTGCTCTTGGAGCTGGAAGACCTTCTGGAGGAGCCGGAAGCGCTTCTCCAGGCGGCCGAGGCCGCCAAGCGCACCCGGGATAGCCTTCCCATCGTGCGCCGAAGCCTTCTTCCCGAGATGCACGACCTGGTGGTCCAGGTGCCGGACCGCCCCGGGGAGATCGCCCGCATCGCCACCGCCTTGGGGGAGGCGGGGGTCAACATCAAGGACATCGAGGTCCTCACCATCCGGGAGGAAGCCGGGGCCATCCGCCTGGGCTTCGCCAGCCGGGAGGAGCGGGAAAGGGCCCGGGAGGTGCTTGCCCAGGCAGGGTACCGCCTGCCCTAA
- a CDS encoding GGDEF domain-containing protein has product MDGRGRVLYFASWAGMALGLWLQVGRFPPQSLEVLVYLLLVLWALWAMSRGPKVAPRLLLHPLGAYLLFEMWRVGENWPLAGFFVPALYLLAGFAYPPWSLGYLLGAFWGGVLVLAPLVWDRNLEGWPHFAVSQLILFSLTFLLARFRELHGQMRFWREQALTCPLTGLPNRRALEMALEREAARVERGEKPFSLVLLDLDDFKKVNDTQGHHEGDQLLKEVAQYLVAHVRQGDLVGRWGGEEFALLLPRTQGEEAMQVAERIRQGLKGLGITGSLGVAVYEGDLKDLFQRADRALYLAKERGKDRVERSL; this is encoded by the coding sequence ATGGATGGCCGGGGCCGGGTCCTCTACTTCGCCAGCTGGGCGGGGATGGCCCTGGGCCTTTGGCTGCAGGTGGGGCGCTTCCCGCCCCAGAGCCTGGAGGTCCTTGTCTACCTTTTGCTGGTCCTCTGGGCCCTTTGGGCCATGAGCCGGGGCCCTAAGGTGGCGCCTCGCCTTCTCCTCCACCCCTTGGGGGCCTACTTGCTTTTTGAGATGTGGCGGGTGGGGGAGAACTGGCCCCTGGCTGGGTTCTTCGTCCCGGCCCTGTACCTGCTGGCTGGGTTTGCCTATCCTCCTTGGTCCTTGGGGTATCTTTTGGGGGCCTTCTGGGGTGGGGTTTTGGTCCTCGCGCCCCTGGTCTGGGACCGGAACCTGGAGGGTTGGCCCCATTTTGCGGTAAGCCAGCTCATCCTCTTTAGCCTCACCTTTCTTCTCGCCCGTTTCCGGGAGCTCCACGGCCAAATGCGCTTCTGGCGGGAGCAGGCCCTCACCTGTCCCCTCACCGGCCTTCCCAACCGGAGGGCCCTGGAGATGGCCTTAGAGCGGGAGGCGGCCCGGGTGGAACGGGGTGAGAAGCCGTTCAGCTTGGTGCTCTTGGACCTGGATGACTTTAAAAAGGTGAACGATACCCAGGGCCACCATGAGGGGGACCAGCTCCTGAAGGAGGTGGCCCAGTACCTGGTGGCCCACGTGCGGCAAGGGGACCTGGTGGGCCGCTGGGGCGGGGAGGAGTTCGCCCTCCTCCTTCCCAGGACCCAGGGGGAGGAGGCCATGCAGGTGGCGGAGAGGATCCGGCAGGGCCTCAAAGGCCTAGGGATCACGGGAAGCCTTGGGGTGGCGGTGTACGAAGGAGACCTGAAGGATCTGTTCCAAAGAGCGGACCGGGCCCTCTACCTGGCCAAGGAAAGAGGCAAGGACCGGGTGGAGCGGAGTCTTTAG
- a CDS encoding FAD-binding oxidoreductase — protein sequence MGVRKIPSLAEAVRSELRTLFGPRVLLSRSEKGVYRYDAILVGPEPLAVVLPESREEVQALVRLARRFGLPLVPRGAGSGLSGGAVPEEGALVVAFTRMTRLELDTRGRTAWVEPGVTTARISEEARPYGLFYPPDPASWRTSTLGGNLGENAGGPLCFKYGVTGDYVLELEFVDAFGEVHRLGRQAYDLPGLLVGSEGTLGLLTGARVRLLPLPRYRATLMAAFPEVGALAQAVSQAIARGAVPARLEFLDPTCVNAVEDYLGMGLPRGHALLLAETDGDDLEVVQEELSLVEETAASLGARVQRARNEKEAEALWRARRAVSPALGRIRPKRVNEDIAVPRSALPQVVREIQALGEAYGLIVAQFGHIGDGNLHPNILFDPGREPEEKVWELAHEIARVALRHGGVLSGEHGIGLMKREFMREAVDEATLEAFRTVKATLDPQGLLNPGKVLP from the coding sequence ATGGGGGTCCGGAAGATACCCTCCCTGGCCGAGGCAGTCCGCTCCGAGCTCAGGACCCTATTTGGGCCCAGAGTGCTGCTTTCCCGTTCGGAAAAAGGGGTTTACCGCTATGACGCCATTTTGGTGGGGCCGGAGCCCTTGGCGGTGGTCCTGCCCGAAAGCCGGGAGGAGGTGCAGGCCCTGGTGCGCCTGGCCCGGCGCTTCGGCCTCCCCCTGGTGCCTCGAGGGGCGGGAAGCGGCCTCTCGGGAGGGGCGGTTCCGGAGGAAGGGGCTTTGGTGGTGGCCTTCACCCGCATGACCCGGCTGGAGCTGGATACCAGGGGCCGCACCGCCTGGGTCGAGCCCGGGGTGACCACGGCCAGGATCTCCGAGGAGGCCAGACCCTACGGGCTTTTCTACCCCCCAGACCCCGCTTCCTGGCGCACCAGCACCCTGGGGGGGAACCTGGGGGAAAACGCCGGGGGGCCCCTTTGCTTCAAGTACGGGGTCACGGGGGATTACGTCCTGGAGCTGGAGTTCGTGGACGCCTTTGGGGAGGTGCACCGCCTGGGTCGCCAGGCCTACGACCTGCCCGGCCTCCTCGTCGGTTCGGAAGGAACCCTGGGCCTCCTCACCGGGGCCAGGGTGCGCCTCCTTCCCCTGCCCCGGTACCGGGCCACCTTGATGGCGGCCTTCCCCGAGGTGGGTGCCCTGGCCCAGGCGGTTTCCCAGGCTATCGCCCGGGGGGCGGTGCCCGCCCGGCTGGAGTTTCTGGACCCCACCTGCGTGAACGCCGTGGAGGACTATCTGGGCATGGGTCTTCCCCGGGGGCACGCCCTTCTCCTGGCGGAGACCGATGGGGACGACCTCGAGGTGGTCCAGGAGGAGCTTTCCCTGGTGGAGGAAACCGCGGCCAGCCTTGGAGCTAGGGTGCAAAGGGCCCGGAACGAGAAGGAGGCAGAGGCCCTTTGGCGGGCCCGGCGGGCGGTGAGCCCCGCCCTGGGCCGCATCCGCCCCAAGCGGGTGAACGAGGACATCGCCGTGCCCCGCTCCGCCTTGCCCCAGGTGGTGCGGGAGATCCAGGCCTTGGGGGAGGCCTACGGCCTCATCGTGGCCCAGTTCGGCCACATCGGGGATGGCAACCTGCACCCCAACATCCTCTTTGACCCTGGGCGCGAGCCCGAGGAGAAGGTTTGGGAGCTGGCCCATGAGATCGCCCGGGTGGCCCTGCGCCACGGGGGGGTGCTCTCGGGGGAGCACGGGATCGGCCTCATGAAGCGGGAGTTCATGAGGGAGGCGGTGGACGAGGCCACCCTCGAGGCCTTCCGCACGGTCAAGGCCACCTTGGATCCCCAAGGGCTCCTGAATCCGGGAAAGGTCCTGCCCTAG
- a CDS encoding EVE domain-containing protein — protein sequence MAYWLLKSEPEVYSILDLKREGRAIWDGVRNYQARNYLMQMQVGDLCFFYHSGANPPGIAGLCRVARTLLPDPTQFDPESPYFDPKATREKPRWYTVEVEFLEAWPLVPLAELKACFPKDHPLVRRGNRLSVMPVPPEVAGRLIARKGCR from the coding sequence ATGGCCTACTGGCTCTTGAAATCCGAACCCGAGGTGTACAGCATCCTGGACCTCAAACGGGAGGGAAGGGCCATCTGGGACGGGGTGCGCAACTACCAGGCCCGGAACTACCTGATGCAAATGCAGGTGGGGGATCTTTGCTTCTTCTATCACTCGGGCGCTAACCCGCCGGGCATCGCCGGGCTTTGCCGGGTGGCGCGCACCCTTCTCCCCGACCCCACCCAGTTCGACCCGGAAAGCCCCTACTTCGACCCCAAGGCCACCCGGGAAAAGCCCCGGTGGTACACGGTGGAGGTGGAGTTCCTGGAGGCTTGGCCCCTGGTGCCCCTCGCCGAGCTCAAGGCCTGCTTCCCCAAAGACCACCCCCTGGTGAGGAGGGGGAACCGGCTTTCCGTGATGCCGGTTCCCCCGGAGGTGGCCGGGAGGCTTATTGCGCGGAAAGGGTGCCGATGA
- a CDS encoding type II secretion system F family protein yields MPVYQYKARDRQGRLVEATIEAEDLRTAARLLRDRGLFVAEIKEPGRGLQAEVRLPALERGPGLKDLAIFSRQLATMLGAGLTLLQSLSILERQTENKKFREIIKKVRTDIEGGMAFSEALAKHKLFSRLYVNLVRAGETSGGLDVILDRLATFLEKELELRGKIRSAMTYPVIVFIFAVGVAYFLLTGIVPQFAQILTDLGSELPLLTRFLIAVSNFLRAATLPLVLLAVVLVFAYRWYYGTPQGRKIIDRIKLRMPVFGNLNRKTAVARFSRTLALLLQSGVNIVESLDITKGTAGNSVVEGIVDTAKLRVQQGEPLNLTLAQHPFVFPPMVSSMVAIGEETGALDTLLSKIADFYEREVDEAVASLTAAIEPLMIIFLGVIVGMIVAGMFLPLFKIIGTLSAQ; encoded by the coding sequence ATGCCAGTCTACCAGTATAAGGCCCGCGACCGCCAGGGCCGCCTGGTGGAGGCCACCATCGAGGCGGAGGACCTGCGCACCGCCGCCCGGCTCCTCCGGGACCGGGGGCTTTTCGTGGCCGAGATCAAGGAGCCGGGGAGGGGCCTGCAGGCCGAGGTACGCCTTCCTGCCCTGGAGAGGGGCCCTGGCCTGAAGGACCTGGCCATCTTCTCCCGGCAGCTGGCCACCATGCTGGGGGCGGGGCTCACGCTTTTGCAGTCCCTCTCCATCCTGGAAAGGCAGACCGAGAACAAGAAATTCCGGGAGATCATCAAGAAGGTCCGCACCGACATCGAAGGGGGCATGGCCTTTTCCGAGGCCCTGGCCAAGCACAAGCTCTTCTCCCGGCTTTACGTGAACCTGGTGCGGGCCGGGGAGACCTCGGGCGGGCTGGACGTGATCCTGGACCGCCTGGCCACCTTCCTAGAGAAGGAGCTGGAGCTCCGGGGCAAGATCCGTAGCGCCATGACCTATCCCGTGATCGTCTTCATCTTCGCCGTGGGCGTGGCCTACTTCCTCCTTACCGGCATCGTGCCCCAGTTCGCCCAGATCCTCACGGACCTGGGCTCAGAGCTCCCCCTCCTTACCCGGTTCCTCATCGCCGTTTCCAACTTCCTGCGGGCGGCCACGTTGCCCCTCGTGCTTTTGGCGGTGGTCCTCGTCTTCGCCTACCGCTGGTACTACGGCACCCCTCAGGGAAGGAAGATCATCGACCGCATCAAGCTCCGCATGCCCGTCTTCGGCAACCTGAACCGCAAGACCGCCGTGGCCCGCTTCTCCCGCACCCTGGCCCTTTTGCTCCAGAGCGGGGTGAACATCGTGGAGTCCTTGGACATCACCAAGGGCACCGCGGGCAACAGCGTGGTGGAGGGGATCGTGGACACGGCCAAGCTCAGGGTCCAGCAAGGGGAGCCTTTAAACCTCACCCTAGCCCAGCATCCCTTCGTCTTCCCCCCCATGGTGAGCTCCATGGTGGCCATTGGGGAGGAGACGGGAGCCCTGGACACCCTCCTCTCCAAGATCGCCGACTTCTACGAGCGGGAGGTGGACGAGGCGGTGGCCAGCCTCACCGCGGCCATTGAGCCCCTCATGATCATCTTCCTGGGGGTGATCGTGGGCATGATCGTGGCGGGGATGTTCCTGCCCCTCTTCAAGATCATCGGCACCCTTTCCGCGCAATAA
- a CDS encoding L-threonylcarbamoyladenylate synthase yields MVEVYQKELEEAARTLKEGGLVAFPTDTVWGVLARMEDEAACRRIYELKGREEEKPLQVLVADLESALRLADLGKLREKFLRLAEAFWPGGLTVVVPGQDIPPWISRDGSVGLRMPDHVLLRELLRRVGGYAAATSLNKSGEPPVRSEAEARAFAVDYVFPGEAMGLASSVVDLRTGKVLREGAIPKEALLPYLQDA; encoded by the coding sequence ATGGTAGAAGTATACCAGAAGGAGCTGGAAGAGGCGGCCAGGACCCTGAAGGAGGGAGGCTTGGTGGCCTTTCCCACGGACACCGTCTGGGGGGTGCTGGCCCGGATGGAGGACGAGGCCGCCTGCCGACGCATCTACGAGCTTAAGGGGCGGGAAGAGGAAAAGCCCCTCCAGGTGCTGGTGGCGGACCTGGAAAGCGCCCTCAGGCTTGCGGACCTCGGGAAGCTACGGGAAAAGTTCCTGCGCCTGGCGGAGGCCTTCTGGCCCGGGGGCCTCACCGTGGTGGTACCGGGGCAAGATATCCCCCCCTGGATCAGCCGGGATGGTTCCGTGGGGCTGAGGATGCCGGACCATGTCCTGCTTCGGGAGCTTCTCCGCCGGGTAGGGGGGTATGCCGCGGCCACCAGCCTCAACAAAAGCGGTGAACCTCCGGTGCGCTCGGAGGCCGAGGCCCGGGCCTTTGCCGTGGACTACGTCTTCCCGGGGGAGGCCATGGGCTTGGCCTCCAGCGTGGTGGACCTGCGCACGGGAAAGGTCCTGCGGGAAGGGGCCATCCCCAAGGAAGCCCTTCTGCCCTACCTCCAGGATGCCTAG
- the scpB gene encoding SMC-Scp complex subunit ScpB, producing the protein MPSLKAELLAVLFAAGRPVGLKELRALGHPQETLLRTLQALEVELQEGDLGVALERVAGGWRLVVHEKALPAVERVLKPSPPRLSKAALEVLALIAYHQPVARAELEAMRGKSVEGVLESLLERGLVRVVGEKEAPGRPKLYGTTERFLEVFGLESLADLPPLEDGPPLLLRG; encoded by the coding sequence ATGCCTAGCCTGAAGGCGGAGCTTCTTGCGGTCCTCTTCGCCGCCGGCAGGCCCGTGGGCCTGAAGGAGCTCAGGGCCCTGGGCCACCCGCAGGAAACCCTCCTGAGGACGCTCCAGGCCCTTGAGGTGGAGCTGCAAGAGGGAGACCTGGGGGTGGCCCTGGAGCGGGTGGCGGGGGGATGGCGGCTCGTGGTGCACGAAAAGGCCCTCCCGGCGGTGGAGCGGGTGCTGAAGCCCTCTCCGCCCCGCCTCTCCAAGGCGGCCCTCGAGGTCCTGGCCCTCATCGCCTACCATCAGCCCGTGGCCCGGGCGGAGCTGGAGGCCATGCGGGGGAAGAGCGTGGAGGGCGTCTTGGAAAGCCTTTTGGAGAGAGGCCTCGTCCGGGTGGTGGGGGAAAAGGAGGCCCCAGGCCGACCCAAGCTCTACGGCACCACGGAGCGCTTCCTGGAGGTCTTCGGCCTGGAAAGCCTAGCCGACCTCCCGCCCCTCGAGGACGGCCCACCCCTCCTCCTCCGGGGCTAG
- a CDS encoding PIG-L deacetylase family protein, producing MRRLAPWQWLLLLLALYLLLAEALRLWLGLLWAERVGLVLAALGVWAFINGRFIFAYYHALATSLRVRRLPVAPGPGPGEHLLVLAPHPDDEVLAAAGLMRRTLEAGGRVSVVYLTSGDAFDLAAGSPLASREAMRRLALRRMVEAWRGLEALGLPRESAYFLGFPDQGLFALFTTHYYLPYESPYTGLKAVAYRGSYRLGLPYTGKALEATLVELLSSLKPTRILLPSPLDAHRDHQATAYFGMQAAASLGMEARLEYYLIHGGYQYPLPKGLHPRLPLYPPPRGRGLPWRRFPLTEEEVRLKEKAIRAHKSQMRLLGRFLLAFVRQNELYSPLPIPAREALAPEEEGWAVLEGREVG from the coding sequence GTGCGCCGCCTGGCCCCCTGGCAGTGGCTTCTCCTCCTTCTGGCCCTCTACCTGCTTCTGGCGGAGGCCCTCCGGCTTTGGCTCGGCCTCCTCTGGGCGGAGCGGGTGGGGCTTGTCCTTGCGGCCCTGGGGGTGTGGGCCTTCATCAACGGGCGCTTCATCTTCGCCTACTACCACGCCCTCGCCACTTCCTTGCGGGTGCGAAGGCTACCCGTAGCCCCGGGGCCGGGGCCTGGGGAGCACCTTTTGGTCCTGGCCCCCCATCCCGATGACGAGGTGCTGGCGGCAGCGGGCCTGATGCGCCGCACCCTGGAGGCAGGGGGGCGGGTGAGCGTGGTCTACCTCACCTCGGGGGATGCCTTTGACCTGGCGGCGGGAAGCCCCCTGGCTTCCCGGGAGGCCATGCGCCGCCTGGCCTTAAGGCGCATGGTGGAGGCCTGGCGGGGCCTCGAGGCCCTGGGCCTTCCCCGGGAGAGCGCCTACTTTTTGGGCTTTCCCGACCAGGGGCTTTTCGCCCTCTTCACCACCCACTACTACCTGCCCTACGAAAGCCCCTACACGGGGCTTAAGGCGGTGGCTTACCGTGGGTCTTACCGCTTGGGGCTTCCCTATACGGGGAAGGCTTTGGAGGCCACCCTGGTGGAACTCCTTTCCTCCCTCAAACCCACCCGCATCCTCCTGCCAAGCCCCCTGGATGCCCACCGGGACCACCAGGCCACGGCGTACTTTGGCATGCAGGCGGCGGCTTCCCTGGGGATGGAGGCAAGGCTGGAATACTACCTCATCCACGGGGGGTACCAGTACCCCTTGCCCAAAGGGCTTCATCCCCGCCTTCCCCTCTACCCGCCCCCTCGGGGAAGGGGCCTTCCCTGGCGGCGCTTTCCCCTCACCGAGGAGGAGGTTAGGCTAAAGGAAAAGGCCATCCGCGCTCACAAAAGCCAGATGCGCCTTCTCGGCCGGTTTCTTTTGGCCTTTGTGCGGCAGAACGAGCTCTATAGCCCCCTTCCCATCCCCGCCCGGGAGGCCCTAGCCCCGGAGGAGGAGGGGTGGGCCGTCCTCGAGGGGCGGGAGGTCGGCTAG
- a CDS encoding GNAT family N-acetyltransferase, with product MRPAKEKDLSAITRLSHGTLLLGRAGPSVFPSRELWGELFVAPYLRRGCCNRVAEEEGEILGYILGACSDLSLTLYLLPRAPFLLLKLLLGRYGPPLPHLYYLLRLLLYRGPRAPKGLYPAHLHIAVDPKAQGRGIGKALLTEFLECLKEKGIRGVQLSTTRANAAARRLYQSLGFRLYAKRASPFWAPYHGHPVVHEVWVREL from the coding sequence CTGCGCCCCGCCAAGGAAAAGGACCTCTCCGCCATCACCCGGCTTTCCCACGGCACCCTCCTCCTGGGCCGGGCAGGGCCTTCGGTCTTTCCCAGCCGGGAGCTTTGGGGGGAGCTGTTCGTGGCCCCCTACCTGCGGCGGGGGTGCTGCAACCGGGTAGCCGAGGAGGAAGGAGAGATCCTGGGCTACATCCTGGGCGCCTGCTCGGACCTTTCCCTTACCCTCTACCTCCTTCCCCGAGCGCCCTTCCTCCTCCTGAAACTCCTCCTCGGCCGCTATGGCCCACCCCTACCCCACCTCTACTACCTTCTCAGGCTCCTCCTGTACCGGGGCCCCAGGGCCCCGAAGGGGCTTTATCCCGCCCACCTGCACATCGCCGTGGACCCAAAAGCCCAGGGCAGGGGTATAGGCAAGGCCCTGCTGACCGAGTTCCTGGAATGCCTCAAAGAAAAAGGGATAAGGGGCGTACAGCTTTCCACCACCCGGGCCAACGCCGCCGCCAGGAGGCTTTACCAGAGCCTGGGCTTCCGCCTTTACGCCAAGCGGGCCAGCCCCTTTTGGGCCCCTTACCACGGCCACCCCGTAGTCCACGAGGTCTGGGTCAGGGAACTTTAG